Proteins from a single region of Phycisphaeraceae bacterium D3-23:
- the ahcY gene encoding adenosylhomocysteinase encodes MTTATAPPLTSPHCTIDTAANGLTYKISPGASIEELQGLADWGRKEMELAEQEMPGLMACREEYAASQPLKGHRIMGSLHMTIQTAVLIETLKMLGADVRWVSCNIFSTQPQAAAAVVAGRPDQGGGDMKDPKGVPVFAWKGETLEEYWWCTDTALDFSNGSGEVVGPTQIVDDGGDATMLIHKGFQFENAGEVPAFDADKDSEEWGEVLKCLQRGQAQSMTRWQQVAEQCKGASEETTTGIMNMVKMQKDGTLLYPVINVNDSCTKSKFDNLYGCRHSLIDGLNRATDVMMSGKVAVVCGYGDVGKGCAQSLKGQGARVIITEIDPICALQAAMEGFQVTTLEDVIAEADIFVTTTGNYDIITAEHMSQMKDKAIVGNIGHFDNEIQMAKLAKLAKKTNIKPQYDMWTFEDGTSVLILAEGRLLNLGCATGHPSFVMSASFTNQTIAQVELAQNIEQYEKQVYVLPKLLDEKVARLHLDKLGVKLTKLRPEQADYIGVPVDGPYKSEHYRY; translated from the coding sequence ATGACCACCGCGACCGCACCCCCGTTGACTTCCCCGCACTGCACGATCGACACCGCCGCCAACGGCTTGACTTACAAGATCTCGCCCGGCGCTTCGATCGAAGAACTCCAGGGCCTCGCCGACTGGGGCCGTAAGGAGATGGAACTCGCCGAGCAGGAGATGCCCGGGCTGATGGCCTGCCGCGAAGAGTACGCCGCGAGCCAGCCGCTCAAGGGCCACCGCATCATGGGCTCGCTGCACATGACGATCCAGACGGCTGTGCTCATCGAAACGCTGAAGATGCTCGGCGCGGATGTGCGCTGGGTGTCGTGCAACATCTTCTCGACCCAGCCCCAGGCCGCCGCGGCCGTCGTCGCCGGCCGACCCGACCAGGGCGGCGGCGACATGAAAGACCCCAAGGGCGTCCCCGTCTTCGCCTGGAAGGGCGAGACCCTCGAAGAATACTGGTGGTGCACCGACACGGCGCTGGACTTCAGCAACGGCTCGGGCGAAGTCGTCGGCCCGACGCAGATCGTCGATGACGGCGGCGACGCCACCATGCTCATCCACAAGGGCTTCCAATTCGAGAATGCCGGCGAAGTCCCAGCGTTTGATGCCGACAAAGATTCCGAAGAGTGGGGCGAGGTGCTCAAGTGCCTCCAGCGCGGCCAGGCCCAGTCGATGACCCGCTGGCAGCAGGTCGCCGAGCAGTGCAAGGGCGCTTCGGAAGAAACAACCACCGGCATCATGAACATGGTCAAGATGCAGAAGGACGGCACGCTGCTCTACCCCGTCATCAACGTCAACGACTCGTGCACCAAGTCCAAGTTCGACAACCTCTACGGCTGCCGGCACTCACTGATCGACGGGCTCAACCGCGCCACCGACGTCATGATGTCGGGCAAGGTCGCGGTCGTCTGCGGCTACGGCGACGTGGGCAAGGGCTGCGCCCAGTCGCTTAAGGGCCAGGGCGCCCGCGTCATCATCACCGAGATCGACCCGATCTGTGCGCTGCAGGCCGCGATGGAAGGCTTCCAGGTCACGACGCTTGAGGACGTCATCGCCGAGGCCGACATCTTCGTGACGACGACCGGCAACTACGACATCATCACCGCCGAGCACATGTCCCAGATGAAGGACAAGGCGATCGTCGGGAACATCGGCCACTTCGACAACGAGATCCAGATGGCCAAGCTCGCCAAGCTCGCCAAGAAAACCAACATCAAGCCGCAGTACGACATGTGGACGTTCGAAGACGGCACGAGCGTGCTCATCCTCGCCGAGGGCCGGCTGCTCAACCTCGGCTGTGCGACGGGCCACCCGTCGTTCGTCATGTCCGCGAGCTTCACGAACCAGACCATCGCCCAGGTCGAGCTCGCTCAGAACATCGAGCAGTACGAGAAGCAGGTCTACGTTCTGCCCAAGCTGCTCGACGAGAAGGTCGCGCGCCTGCACCTCGATAAGCTGGGCGTGAAGCTGACCAAGCTGCGTCCCGAGCAGGCCGACTACATCGGCGTGCCGGTCGACGGGCCTTACAAGTCCGAGCACTACCGCTACTAA
- a CDS encoding metalloregulator ArsR/SmtB family transcription factor, which yields MAHAPTQPDRLLKWMASLADATRLRLLALIAGQELGVSDLCEVVQLPQSTVSRHLKILADEGWVVSQRRGTTNLYQVVLDELAPAQRELWVVARDNSAGWPALGQDAVRLKRMLDAREQDAAAFFAGAAGEWDDIRHALYGRSFTRDAMLALLPPDWTVADLGCGSGALAADLARYVKQVVGVDNNAAMLKAARRRLKATKNTTLKRGELTNLPIDDDACDATLCVLVLTYLDDPAAAIAEMARVVKPGGRVVILDLLAHSRDGFRRQMGQVHAGFKPNTLKRMMRAAGLSGARCEPLPPEPDATGPALLLATGTMD from the coding sequence ATGGCCCACGCACCGACCCAGCCCGACCGCTTGCTCAAATGGATGGCGTCGCTCGCCGACGCGACCCGGCTGCGGCTGCTCGCGCTTATCGCGGGCCAGGAGCTGGGCGTCTCGGACCTGTGCGAAGTCGTCCAGCTCCCGCAATCCACCGTCTCGCGCCACCTCAAGATCCTCGCGGACGAGGGCTGGGTCGTCAGCCAGCGGCGCGGGACGACCAACCTCTACCAGGTCGTGCTCGACGAGCTCGCTCCGGCGCAGCGCGAGCTGTGGGTCGTCGCGCGGGATAACTCGGCCGGCTGGCCCGCGCTGGGGCAGGACGCCGTTCGGCTCAAGCGGATGCTCGATGCACGCGAGCAGGACGCCGCCGCCTTCTTCGCCGGCGCGGCGGGCGAGTGGGACGACATCCGCCACGCGCTGTACGGCCGATCGTTCACACGCGACGCGATGCTCGCGCTCTTGCCGCCGGACTGGACCGTCGCGGACTTGGGCTGCGGCAGCGGCGCGCTCGCGGCCGACCTCGCCCGGTATGTGAAGCAGGTGGTCGGCGTTGACAACAACGCCGCGATGCTCAAGGCCGCGCGGCGTCGGCTCAAGGCCACGAAAAACACAACGCTCAAACGCGGCGAGCTTACCAATCTGCCGATTGACGACGATGCCTGCGACGCGACGCTCTGCGTGCTGGTGCTGACCTACCTCGACGACCCGGCCGCGGCGATCGCGGAGATGGCGCGCGTCGTGAAGCCCGGCGGGCGCGTCGTCATACTCGACCTGCTCGCGCACAGCCGGGACGGCTTCCGCCGGCAGATGGGCCAGGTCCACGCGGGCTTCAAGCCCAACACATTGAAGCGCATGATGCGCGCGGCCGGGCTGTCTGGCGCGCGCTGCGAACCCCTCCCCCCCGAACCCGACGCGACCGGGCCCGCGCTGCTGCTGGCGACGGGGACGATGGACTGA
- the lipB gene encoding lipoyl(octanoyl) transferase LipB has product MSPKNLTTRHPAPVVEDLGRLAYGPALERQRALNTAVIAGEALPTVLLVEHEPVITLTRRKEVAGHLTATPEQLAAAGVTTHDTDRGGDITYHGPGQLVVYPILKLGDFGLNLSRYMRLLEQTVIDTAAHWRIAGHNECGAAGVWVAGDRCDSGWRMAEGGPVSAKLCAMGVRIRRNTTLHGLALNVTTDLDHFKLIVPCGLHGRPVTSMQALLGDACPAMAEVKRVLVEKLCANLERAGQA; this is encoded by the coding sequence ATGAGCCCGAAAAACCTGACAACCCGTCACCCAGCGCCCGTGGTCGAGGACCTGGGCCGCTTGGCGTATGGCCCCGCGCTGGAGCGGCAGCGGGCGCTGAACACGGCCGTGATCGCCGGGGAAGCGCTGCCGACCGTCCTGCTGGTCGAGCACGAGCCCGTGATCACGCTGACCCGCCGCAAGGAAGTCGCCGGCCACCTGACCGCGACGCCCGAGCAACTCGCCGCCGCCGGCGTCACGACCCACGACACCGACCGCGGCGGCGACATCACCTACCACGGCCCGGGCCAGCTCGTCGTGTACCCGATCCTCAAGCTCGGCGACTTCGGGCTCAACCTGAGCCGGTACATGCGGCTGCTCGAACAGACCGTGATCGACACGGCCGCCCACTGGCGGATCGCGGGCCACAACGAGTGCGGCGCGGCGGGGGTGTGGGTGGCCGGTGACAGGTGCGATAGCGGATGGCGGATGGCGGAAGGGGGGCCGGTCAGCGCGAAGCTCTGCGCGATGGGCGTGCGCATCCGGCGCAACACGACGCTGCACGGCCTCGCGCTCAACGTCACGACAGACCTCGACCACTTCAAGCTCATCGTCCCCTGCGGCCTGCACGGCCGGCCGGTGACGAGCATGCAGGCGCTCCTGGGCGATGCGTGCCCGGCGATGGCGGAGGTGAAGCGTGTGCTGGTTGAGAAGCTGTGTGCGAATCTCGAACGCGCCGGGCAAGCGTGA
- the lpxA gene encoding acyl-ACP--UDP-N-acetylglucosamine O-acyltransferase: MAQIHPTAIIDPRATLADDVVVGPGCVIEGAVTIGAGTKLTAQCYVKGPMSIGQGNTLYPFVTLGFEAQDWKADPGREGPGTQIGDGNVFRESVSIHRASKDEHPTTIGNKNYFMACSHVAHDCIVGSDCMFANSALLGGHCEVGDRVIIGGNAGVQQFCRIGRLSMLGGAEGITMDLPPFCMVHHTKQVSALNLIGLRRAGLRPHIAALREAFNTYYRHGIPGGKALDMIDAQDIGEDPCVREFVDFIRTSKRGVTGYGESFKHRPWLKPEFYAQQANAAD, translated from the coding sequence ATGGCCCAAATCCACCCCACCGCAATCATCGACCCCCGAGCGACCCTCGCCGACGACGTCGTCGTCGGCCCGGGCTGTGTCATTGAGGGGGCCGTCACCATCGGGGCCGGCACGAAGCTCACCGCCCAGTGCTACGTCAAGGGCCCGATGTCGATCGGCCAAGGCAACACGCTCTACCCGTTCGTCACGCTGGGCTTCGAGGCCCAGGACTGGAAGGCCGACCCCGGCCGCGAGGGCCCGGGCACGCAGATCGGCGACGGCAACGTCTTCCGCGAGAGCGTCTCCATCCACCGCGCGTCCAAAGACGAACACCCGACCACCATCGGCAACAAGAATTACTTCATGGCCTGCAGCCATGTCGCCCACGACTGCATCGTCGGCAGCGACTGCATGTTCGCCAACTCCGCGCTGCTGGGCGGGCACTGCGAGGTCGGCGACCGCGTCATCATCGGCGGCAACGCCGGGGTCCAGCAGTTCTGCCGCATCGGCCGGCTCTCGATGCTCGGCGGCGCGGAGGGCATCACCATGGACCTCCCGCCCTTCTGCATGGTCCACCACACCAAGCAGGTCTCCGCGCTCAACCTCATCGGGCTGCGCCGCGCCGGGCTCCGGCCCCACATCGCGGCGCTGCGCGAAGCGTTCAACACCTACTACCGCCACGGCATCCCCGGCGGCAAAGCGCTCGACATGATCGACGCCCAGGACATCGGCGAAGACCCCTGCGTCCGCGAGTTTGTCGACTTCATCCGCACCAGCAAACGCGGCGTCACGGGCTACGGCGAATCGTTCAAGCACCGCCCCTGGCTCAAGCCCGAGTTCTACGCCCAGCAGGCCAACGCGGCGGACTAA